A part of Nesterenkonia lutea genomic DNA contains:
- a CDS encoding protein kinase domain-containing protein, with amino-acid sequence MTETAERVLNGRYRISSLIGRGGMADVYLGHDLSLDRKVAVKMLRPDLARDPQFQGRFRREGQSSASLNHPNIVAVYDSGREEVEDQSHHEVKTPYIVMEYVDGVTLRHILHGTPRIIDTADVDDEATRVAAGSDSPPPPPGAGQEEDVLSLGDTGRMHAGEDHLPAQQVGSQLQYKIDHALNKPLSEHETAGYMDGILGALGYSHEKGIVHRDIKPSNVMVSQTGQIKVMDFGIARALADSASTMTQTSAVVGTAQYLSPEQARGEVVDHRSDLYSAGCVLFELLANRPPFQGESPVSVAYQHVREAAPAVSDFNPRVSPAMESVVEKALTKDPARRFQTAEEFNQAIQKALIGIGVDDDDHPTAALGAVGGRQDFNQVLAAGAAPLDTRLSARTPEDPDLYQRDPEPARRPRRRRGGLILVWTLLVLALVGGGAYVVMNMLDSSEVSIPDVEGLDREEAVGEIEDAGLSYSEETEPHPDIEEDRAIRTDPESGSTVPADSTVILYLSSGPESVRVPDGLQGSSEDEVRDALEEVGLEVGEVSEENDPEVEADMLISTDPEAGSSVSPGSEVDLVLSTGLVEMPGVFNRSRAEAQAVLEDLGLSVTTVEDERSDYSAGTVVGQRVNGQSVRAGDGIPQGSQVTLVVAVAPEAEPDPEPAPDEDDEDSADDDAGSDGGTSGEDADSDDGGGDAAEDGSEGNGNTNGGNSSNGGNGGQNEDSSDQDNNSDQSSSNNNSGNGGGNSGNGGGASDDE; translated from the coding sequence ATGACCGAGACTGCTGAACGCGTCCTCAACGGCCGCTACCGAATCAGCTCGCTGATCGGACGCGGCGGGATGGCCGACGTCTACCTGGGGCATGACCTGTCACTGGACCGCAAGGTCGCGGTCAAGATGCTCCGTCCGGATCTGGCCCGCGATCCCCAGTTCCAGGGTCGGTTCCGCCGCGAGGGCCAGTCCTCCGCGTCGCTGAACCACCCCAACATCGTCGCGGTCTATGACTCCGGGCGCGAGGAGGTCGAGGACCAGTCCCATCACGAGGTCAAGACCCCCTACATCGTCATGGAGTACGTGGACGGCGTCACGCTGCGCCACATCCTCCACGGCACCCCCAGGATCATCGACACTGCAGATGTCGATGACGAGGCCACCCGGGTCGCCGCCGGCTCGGACTCTCCACCGCCGCCGCCCGGAGCAGGGCAGGAGGAGGATGTGCTCTCCCTGGGCGACACCGGCAGAATGCACGCGGGAGAGGACCATCTGCCGGCCCAGCAGGTCGGATCCCAGCTGCAGTACAAGATCGACCACGCGCTGAACAAGCCGCTCTCGGAGCATGAGACCGCCGGTTATATGGACGGGATCCTCGGCGCCCTGGGCTACAGCCATGAGAAGGGCATCGTCCACCGCGACATCAAGCCCTCCAACGTGATGGTCTCGCAGACCGGTCAGATCAAGGTCATGGACTTCGGGATCGCCCGCGCGCTGGCTGATTCGGCCTCCACGATGACCCAGACCTCGGCCGTGGTGGGCACCGCCCAGTACCTCTCCCCCGAACAGGCTCGCGGCGAGGTGGTCGACCACCGCTCCGATCTCTACTCCGCCGGCTGCGTGCTCTTCGAGCTGCTCGCCAACCGGCCGCCCTTCCAGGGAGAATCACCGGTCTCCGTGGCCTACCAGCATGTGCGTGAGGCAGCGCCTGCAGTCAGCGACTTCAATCCGCGGGTGAGTCCGGCCATGGAGTCCGTGGTGGAGAAGGCTCTGACCAAGGATCCCGCACGCCGTTTCCAGACCGCTGAAGAATTCAACCAGGCCATCCAGAAGGCGCTCATCGGCATCGGCGTGGACGACGACGACCATCCCACGGCCGCACTCGGAGCCGTTGGCGGTCGACAGGACTTCAACCAGGTCCTCGCCGCAGGAGCGGCCCCGCTGGACACACGCCTCTCGGCCCGCACTCCAGAGGATCCGGACCTCTACCAGAGGGACCCTGAGCCGGCTCGACGACCCCGTCGTCGTCGCGGGGGTCTGATCCTGGTCTGGACGCTGCTCGTCCTCGCGCTGGTCGGCGGCGGCGCCTACGTGGTGATGAACATGCTCGACTCTTCTGAGGTCTCGATCCCCGATGTCGAGGGACTCGACCGGGAGGAGGCCGTCGGCGAGATCGAGGACGCCGGTCTGAGCTACAGCGAGGAGACCGAGCCGCATCCGGACATCGAGGAGGACCGTGCGATCCGCACCGATCCCGAGTCCGGCAGCACGGTGCCCGCAGACAGCACAGTGATCCTCTACCTCTCCTCGGGTCCGGAGAGCGTGCGAGTGCCCGACGGACTGCAGGGCTCCTCCGAGGACGAGGTGCGTGACGCCCTGGAAGAGGTCGGACTGGAGGTCGGCGAGGTCAGTGAGGAGAACGACCCCGAGGTCGAAGCGGACATGCTGATCAGCACCGATCCTGAAGCTGGCTCTTCCGTGAGCCCAGGCTCCGAGGTGGACCTCGTCCTCTCCACCGGACTGGTGGAGATGCCAGGTGTCTTCAACCGCAGCCGTGCCGAGGCGCAGGCGGTCCTGGAGGATCTCGGACTCAGCGTCACGACCGTGGAGGACGAGCGCAGCGACTATTCCGCCGGCACTGTCGTGGGTCAGCGCGTGAACGGCCAGTCCGTTCGCGCCGGAGATGGCATACCGCAGGGATCTCAGGTGACCCTTGTGGTCGCCGTCGCCCCCGAAGCGGAGCCCGACCCCGAGCCCGCCCCCGATGAGGACGACGAGGACTCCGCAGACGACGACGCCGGATCAGACGGGGGGACCTCGGGTGAAGACGCCGACTCGGACGACGGCGGCGGAGATGCTGCCGAGGATGGCAGTGAGGGCAACGGCAACACCAACGGCGGCAACAGCAGCAATGGCGGCAATGGCGGTCAGAACGAAGACAGCAGCGACCAGGACAACAACAGCGATCAAAGTTCAAGCAACAACAACAGCGGCAATGGCGGCGGCAACAGCGGCAATGGTGGTGGCGCGTCCGATGATGAATGA
- a CDS encoding Mur ligase family protein, translating into MMNDPHSSAAGRPRSRSSVLSTAGSALGSVGTALGSAGSGLGSVGSVLLGRAARAVTKLRGGGGSAFPGLVVEKVDPKFLARTLHRLPRGVIVVSGTNGKTTTTKMVVELLQGQGLKVFTNSSGSNFTRGVVASILGEVRLDGRLDADIAVLELDEAHAVHFVKAVQPHHSLLLNVMRDQLDRFGEIDTTAGLLRTIAEHTQQGVVLNREDPRVRSIAHSLRDQQVDYFGLSEALRSHFPSDDDFRSGPSAAADHPSADVVLEALTEGGGRFTLDGESVTTALTVNGAYNTFNAAAALAVVRQTLGETVDSAALIDSLAKVSPAFGRGESLTVQGRSLDLVLVKNPSGFRLGLSSFAPAGVATMIAINDNYADGRDMSWLWDVEFASLAEERVRMISGVRAYDMALRLKYDGVDFDAVEPDLRTALETFLADNPDQPARIFCTYTAMLALRKLLGAYTEVEAF; encoded by the coding sequence ATGATGAATGATCCACACAGTTCGGCGGCCGGAAGACCTCGAAGCCGCAGCTCGGTGCTCAGCACAGCTGGCTCTGCCCTGGGCTCAGTCGGCACTGCTCTGGGCTCAGCCGGCTCCGGACTGGGCTCGGTAGGTTCGGTGCTGCTGGGACGTGCCGCCCGCGCGGTGACGAAGCTGCGCGGCGGCGGCGGCTCCGCCTTCCCCGGACTCGTCGTCGAGAAGGTCGACCCGAAGTTCCTGGCCCGCACGCTGCATCGTTTGCCGCGCGGCGTGATCGTCGTGTCCGGGACCAACGGCAAGACGACCACCACCAAGATGGTCGTCGAGCTGCTGCAGGGCCAGGGCCTGAAGGTCTTCACCAACAGCAGCGGCTCGAACTTCACCCGCGGCGTCGTCGCCTCGATCCTGGGGGAGGTCAGGCTCGACGGGAGACTGGACGCCGACATCGCCGTCCTCGAGCTCGACGAGGCCCACGCAGTGCACTTCGTCAAGGCCGTGCAGCCGCACCACAGCCTGCTGCTCAACGTCATGCGGGATCAGCTGGACCGCTTCGGGGAGATCGATACCACGGCGGGTCTGCTGCGCACGATCGCCGAACACACCCAGCAGGGGGTGGTGCTCAATCGGGAGGATCCCCGCGTCCGCAGCATCGCGCACAGCCTCCGCGACCAACAGGTGGACTACTTCGGCCTCAGCGAAGCCCTGCGCAGCCATTTCCCCAGCGACGACGACTTCCGTTCGGGTCCCTCTGCCGCCGCCGATCACCCCAGCGCCGACGTGGTCCTCGAGGCGCTGACCGAGGGCGGCGGACGGTTCACCCTCGACGGCGAGAGCGTCACCACCGCGCTGACCGTCAACGGCGCCTACAACACCTTCAACGCCGCCGCCGCGCTGGCCGTGGTGCGTCAGACCCTGGGCGAGACGGTGGACTCGGCAGCCCTGATCGATTCCCTGGCGAAGGTCTCACCCGCCTTCGGCCGCGGCGAGAGCCTCACCGTCCAGGGCAGGTCCCTGGACCTGGTCCTGGTGAAGAACCCCTCCGGATTCAGGCTGGGGCTCAGCTCCTTCGCCCCCGCCGGCGTCGCCACGATGATCGCGATCAACGACAACTATGCCGACGGTCGCGACATGAGCTGGCTCTGGGATGTCGAGTTCGCCTCCCTGGCCGAGGAGCGTGTCCGGATGATCTCCGGCGTGCGCGCCTATGACATGGCGCTTCGGCTGAAGTACGACGGCGTGGACTTCGATGCCGTGGAACCGGATCTGCGGACGGCGCTGGAGACGTTCCTCGCGGACAACCCCGACCAGCCTGCCCGGATCTTCTGCACCTACACGGCCATGCTCGCGCTGCGGAAGCTTTTGGGCGCCTATACAGAAGTGGAGGCCTTCTGA
- a CDS encoding type 1 glutamine amidotransferase, with protein sequence MASGEAKPIHVLQLYPRDMNIYGDFGNALVLSRRLQWRGYEPILHSYDPEDEFPEQVDLVIGGGGQDSGQDKIQQDLLRLGDRLHALAEADTPMLMICGLYQLFGHSFLTREGREIQGVGILDLRTEGTDTRLIGNVVAESKEFGEILGYENHSGQTYLGPGVEPLARVTKGEGNNARDAHEGARHRNIVGSYLHGSLLPKNPAIADFLIAAAVANRYGEQIQPSIEPAGSAQPIDELTRLARSTATKRPR encoded by the coding sequence ATGGCATCTGGAGAAGCCAAGCCCATCCACGTCTTGCAGCTCTACCCCCGAGACATGAATATCTACGGGGACTTCGGCAATGCGCTGGTGCTCTCGCGTCGCCTGCAGTGGCGCGGCTATGAGCCGATCCTGCACAGCTATGACCCCGAGGACGAGTTCCCCGAGCAGGTGGACCTCGTCATCGGCGGAGGCGGACAGGACAGCGGGCAGGACAAGATCCAGCAGGATCTGCTGCGCCTCGGCGATCGGCTGCATGCTCTCGCCGAGGCGGACACCCCGATGCTGATGATCTGCGGGCTGTATCAGCTCTTCGGTCATTCCTTCCTGACCAGGGAGGGCAGGGAGATCCAGGGAGTCGGCATCCTGGACCTGAGGACCGAGGGCACCGACACACGACTGATCGGCAATGTCGTCGCTGAGTCCAAGGAGTTCGGCGAGATCCTCGGCTACGAGAACCATTCCGGACAGACCTACCTCGGCCCGGGCGTGGAGCCGCTGGCACGGGTCACCAAGGGAGAGGGCAACAACGCCCGAGACGCGCACGAGGGTGCCCGCCACAGGAACATCGTGGGAAGCTACCTGCATGGTTCCCTGCTCCCGAAGAATCCCGCGATCGCCGACTTCCTGATCGCAGCCGCGGTGGCGAACCGCTACGGAGAGCAGATCCAGCCGTCGATCGAGCCTGCGGGCTCAGCCCAGCCGATCGACGAGCTCACCCGGCTCGCGCGGTCCACTGCGACCAAGCGGCCCCGCTAG
- a CDS encoding cell division protein CrgA — translation MAESKQRRNRRKSEKTAAKKSPLNDAEPKELKDLELEDESLPLWYRATMIGLMVLGLLWLIVWYITQGAAPLAAVGGWNVIIGFGIIMIGFFMTMRWK, via the coding sequence GTGGCAGAGTCCAAGCAGCGCAGGAACCGCAGGAAGTCCGAGAAGACCGCAGCCAAGAAGTCTCCGCTCAACGATGCCGAGCCCAAGGAGCTGAAGGATCTCGAGCTCGAGGACGAGTCGCTGCCGCTGTGGTACCGTGCCACGATGATCGGACTGATGGTCCTCGGACTGCTCTGGCTGATCGTCTGGTACATCACCCAGGGAGCCGCCCCGCTTGCCGCAGTCGGTGGCTGGAACGTGATCATCGGCTTCGGGATCATCATGATCGGCTTCTTCATGACGATGCGCTGGAAATGA
- a CDS encoding class E sortase yields the protein MSRGRRRGAGTRILGVTGELLITLGVMGLLFVVWEIWWTGLDANREAQAIEDDFHSRIEQGEADAGSDSAADSEQTECQQLPDGSAATCPEQMETVGTGAMAVLYAPALGSDWSAPVRAGVDDETLNAGGVGHYPETQLPGEAGNFAVAGHRLTYGDVLRDQDRLSTGDEIYVESPDGYYTYEVYESYVVLPHQSEVVLPVPGEPSAQADRSLLTLTTCHPLFSNRERLITHAELVDWSPLSAEAPAAVAQGGG from the coding sequence ATGTCGCGAGGCCGCCGCCGCGGGGCTGGGACCCGCATCCTCGGTGTCACCGGAGAGCTGCTCATCACCCTCGGCGTGATGGGTCTGCTGTTCGTGGTCTGGGAGATCTGGTGGACCGGGCTCGACGCGAACCGTGAGGCCCAGGCCATCGAGGATGATTTCCACAGCCGCATCGAACAGGGTGAGGCCGATGCTGGGTCCGACTCTGCGGCAGATTCCGAGCAGACCGAGTGCCAGCAGCTGCCCGATGGCTCCGCGGCGACCTGTCCCGAGCAGATGGAGACGGTCGGCACCGGCGCGATGGCGGTCCTCTACGCTCCGGCACTGGGCTCCGACTGGTCCGCGCCGGTCCGCGCCGGGGTCGACGACGAGACGCTGAACGCCGGCGGCGTGGGCCACTACCCGGAGACCCAGCTTCCCGGGGAGGCCGGGAACTTCGCGGTGGCGGGTCACAGGCTGACCTACGGCGACGTGCTGCGCGACCAGGACCGGCTCTCCACAGGGGATGAGATCTATGTGGAGTCCCCCGACGGCTACTACACCTACGAGGTCTACGAGAGCTACGTCGTGCTGCCGCATCAGTCCGAGGTGGTCCTGCCGGTGCCCGGCGAGCCCTCAGCGCAGGCTGATCGTTCGCTGCTGACGCTGACCACCTGTCATCCGCTGTTCTCGAACCGGGAGCGGCTGATCACTCATGCCGAGCTGGTGGACTGGTCTCCCCTCTCGGCAGAGGCTCCCGCCGCCGTCGCCCAGGGAGGTGGCTGA
- a CDS encoding aminodeoxychorismate/anthranilate synthase component II produces MSETPAAARILVVDNYDSFVYTLVGYLRELGAEATVIRNDDLSVDDAKKLAAEHDGVLISPGPGTPGEAGVSVELIRWCAEAQEPMLGVCLGHQGLGEAFGATVTHATQLMHGKTSPVTHTGHASFAGLPETFVATRYHSLTVAPETVPEILEVTASTEDGVIMGLAHRTAPLWGMQYHPESVLTEGGYRMLGNWLESMGQHGAAEKAAQLNPIR; encoded by the coding sequence ATGAGCGAGACTCCGGCCGCAGCCCGCATCCTCGTCGTCGACAACTACGACAGCTTCGTCTACACCCTGGTCGGCTATCTCCGTGAGCTGGGCGCCGAGGCCACTGTCATCCGCAACGACGACCTCTCGGTGGACGACGCGAAGAAGCTCGCCGCCGAACACGACGGCGTGCTCATCTCTCCCGGCCCGGGCACTCCCGGGGAGGCCGGTGTCTCCGTGGAGCTCATTCGCTGGTGCGCTGAGGCCCAGGAGCCGATGCTCGGGGTCTGCCTGGGCCACCAGGGCCTCGGCGAGGCGTTCGGCGCCACGGTGACTCACGCGACGCAGCTCATGCACGGCAAGACCTCACCTGTGACCCACACCGGCCATGCGTCCTTCGCCGGACTGCCGGAGACGTTTGTGGCCACCCGCTATCACTCGCTCACGGTGGCCCCGGAGACCGTTCCCGAGATCCTCGAGGTGACTGCCTCCACCGAGGACGGCGTCATCATGGGGCTGGCTCACCGAACCGCACCGCTGTGGGGCATGCAGTACCACCCGGAGTCCGTGCTCACCGAGGGCGGCTACCGGATGCTCGGCAACTGGTTGGAATCGATGGGTCAGCATGGCGCCGCGGAGAAGGCGGCACAGCTCAACCCGATCCGCTGA
- a CDS encoding peptidylprolyl isomerase has product MSAIATHQATVRTSMGEIIVELFGNHAPKTVDNFVGLATGEQEWTHPESGEKMVDTPLYSGTVFHRIISDFMIQGGDPLGLGVGGPGYKFGDEIHPELDFTAPYKLAMANAGPGTNGSQFFITSVATTWLQGKHTIFGEVSDPESQKIVDALNTVPTDNRDRPKEDVVIEKIDIKKL; this is encoded by the coding sequence ATGAGTGCAATCGCAACACATCAGGCAACTGTCCGTACTTCCATGGGCGAGATCATCGTCGAGCTCTTCGGGAACCATGCGCCCAAGACCGTGGACAACTTCGTGGGTCTCGCCACCGGCGAGCAGGAGTGGACCCACCCCGAGTCGGGCGAGAAGATGGTCGACACTCCGCTCTACAGCGGCACCGTCTTCCACCGCATCATCTCCGACTTCATGATCCAGGGCGGAGACCCGCTGGGTCTCGGCGTGGGTGGCCCCGGCTACAAGTTCGGTGATGAGATCCACCCAGAGCTGGACTTCACCGCACCATACAAGCTGGCCATGGCCAATGCCGGTCCGGGGACCAATGGTTCACAGTTCTTCATCACGTCGGTGGCGACCACCTGGCTTCAGGGCAAGCACACCATCTTCGGCGAGGTCAGCGACCCCGAGTCCCAGAAGATCGTGGACGCGCTGAACACCGTGCCCACCGATAACCGGGACCGCCCCAAGGAAGACGTGGTCATCGAGAAGATCGATATCAAGAAGCTCTGA
- a CDS encoding rhomboid family intramembrane serine protease has translation MGYQCVDCLEQARTDWQRRRPTTRSQFGAVIRPGQRPVVTFTVIGLCVILYILQLVSDTVTAALWYAPLQTSSWTFEPWRMLTSALVHSPSNAMHLLFNMFAIWFVGRSIEPALGRLRYIALLSLSALGGSVAVLYLTPALTPTLGASGAVFGLFGALFILMRSTGSQTGGILTLIAINVVISFVIPGISWQGHFGGLLTGALCALLISKTPRARSGDPQKDARRQGKWQGLGLAGVAVLLVALTALGMQLVDPYT, from the coding sequence GTGGGGTACCAGTGCGTGGACTGCCTCGAGCAGGCGCGCACCGACTGGCAGCGCAGACGCCCCACCACTCGCTCCCAGTTCGGGGCAGTGATCCGACCCGGCCAGCGCCCCGTCGTCACCTTCACGGTCATCGGGCTCTGCGTGATCCTCTATATCCTGCAGCTGGTCAGCGACACCGTCACCGCCGCGCTCTGGTATGCGCCCCTGCAGACCTCCTCCTGGACCTTCGAGCCGTGGAGGATGCTGACCTCGGCCCTGGTGCATTCACCGTCGAACGCGATGCACCTGCTGTTCAACATGTTTGCGATCTGGTTCGTCGGCCGGAGCATCGAACCAGCACTCGGCAGGCTCCGCTACATCGCCCTGCTGAGCCTCTCCGCTCTCGGCGGATCCGTGGCGGTGCTCTACCTCACCCCCGCCCTGACGCCGACGCTCGGGGCCTCCGGAGCCGTCTTCGGACTCTTCGGCGCGCTGTTCATCCTCATGCGCTCAACCGGATCCCAGACCGGCGGAATCCTCACGCTGATCGCGATCAATGTGGTGATCAGCTTCGTGATCCCCGGCATCTCCTGGCAGGGCCACTTCGGCGGACTCCTCACCGGTGCCCTGTGCGCCCTGCTCATCTCCAAGACTCCGCGGGCACGTTCAGGTGACCCGCAGAAGGACGCCCGCCGCCAGGGTAAGTGGCAGGGACTCGGACTGGCCGGCGTCGCCGTGCTGCTGGTCGCCCTGACTGCCCTCGGCATGCAGCTGGTGGATCCCTACACCTGA